A region from the Antennarius striatus isolate MH-2024 chromosome 22, ASM4005453v1, whole genome shotgun sequence genome encodes:
- the kcnj8 gene encoding ATP-sensitive inward rectifier potassium channel 8, with protein MLVYVTRRPETVPSLRGAARRRRAVRAYFPPAVRKDAPHSRSDPQRQKMLARKSIIPEEFGLPGLASRLPRKPVFRDRVNKARFIAKNGSCNLAHKNIREQGRFLQDVFTTLVDLKWRFTLVIFTTTFVSSWLLFAMSWWLVAFAHGDLDPERQNGTHCVTHVKSFTSAFLFSIEVQVTIGFGGRMITEQCPTAITVLIMQNIVGLIINAVMLGCIFMKTAQSNRRAETLIFSRHAVIAIRNNNLCFMIRIGDLRKSMIIGAAVRLQVVRKTTTPEGEVIPIHQIDVQTESAVASNSLFLLAPLIICHIIDKSSPLYDLSAMELQCSDLEVIVILEGVVETTGITTQARTSYVSEEIQWGHRFVPIVTEEEGVYSVDYSKFGNTVKVATPRCSARELDEKPSILIQTLQKSELSHQNSLRKRNSTRRNNSIRKGANLRRNNSGLVAPKVQFFTPGDGGQTLNAVT; from the exons ATGCTGGTCTACGTCACCAGGAGACCGGAGACCGTCCCATCCCTCAGAGGAGCTGCGCGGAGGCGGCGCGCTGTTCGTGCGTATTTCCCTCCAGCCGTGCGTAAAGACGCGCCGCACAGCCGCTCCGACCCTCAGCGGCAGAAGATGCTGGCCAGAAAAAGCATCATCCCGGAGGAGTTCGGCCTGCCGGGGCTCGCCTCCCGGTTACCCCGCAAGCCGGTCTTCAGGGACCGCGTGAACAAGGCGCGCTTCATCGCCAAGAACGGCTCCTGCAACTTGGCGCACAAGAACATCCGCGAGCAGGGCCGCTTCCTGCAGGACGTGTTCACCACGCTGGTGGACCTGAAGTGGCGCTTCACGCTGGTCATCTTCACCACCACGTTCGTCAGCAGCTGGCTGCTGTTCGCCATGAGCTGGTGGCTGGTGGCCTTCGCCCACGGAGACCTGGACCCGGAGCGGCAGAACGGGACGCACTGCGTGACGCACGTCAA GTCGTTCACCTCAGCCTTCCTGTTCTCCATCGAGGTCCAGGTGACCATCGGCTTTGGGGGCCGGATGATAACAGAACAGTGTCCCACGGCGATCACCGTCCTCATCATGCAGAACATCGTGGGCCTCATCATCAACGCCGTCATGCTGG GTTGTATCTTCATGAAGACGGCTCAGTCCAACCGGCGCGCCGAGACGCTGATCTTCAGCCGCCACGCCGTCATCGCCATCAGGAACAACAACCTGTGCTTCATGATCCGCATCGGTGACCTGAGGAAGAGCATGATCATCGGGGCCGCGGTCCGCCTGCAG gtggtgaggaagacgacCACGCCCGAGGGGGAGGTGATCCCCATCCACCAGATCGACGTCCAGACGGAGAGCGCCGTGGCCAGCAacagcctcttcctcctcgcccCCCTCATCATCTGCCACATCATCGACAAGAGCAG cccCCTGTACGACCTGTCGGCCATGGAGCTGCAGTGCAGCGACCTGGAGGTCATCGTCATCCTGGAGGGGGTCGTGGAGACGACCGGGATCACCACGCAGGCCCGGACCTCCTACGTCTCCGAGGAGATCCAGTGGGGGCATCGCTTCGTTCCCATAGTAACGGAGGAGGAGGGCGTGTACTCGGTGGACTACTCCAAGTTTGGGAACACGGTGAAG GTGGCGACGCCGCGCTGCAGCGCCAGAGAGCTGGACGAGAAGCCGTCCATCCTGATCCAGACGCTCCAGAAGAGCGAGCTGTCGCACCAGAACtcgctgaggaagaggaactcCACGCGGCGGAACAACTCCATCCGTAAGGGCGCCAACCTGCGCCGAAACAACTCCGGGCTCGTCGCCCCCAAAGTCCAGTTCTTCACCCCGGGCGACGGCGGCCAGACCCTCAACGCCGTCACCTGA
- the echdc3 gene encoding enoyl-CoA hydratase domain-containing protein 3, mitochondrial — translation MALGSLRGAAGVFRLCRTAGRLTGVRFSSQTEPEPLTVTHQNQGIRRIVLNNPRKRNALSLSMLESLRENIMADVDSDHLRVIIISAKGPVFSSGHDLKELTSTQGRDYHTKVFHTCSEVMTLIQDIPVPVIAMVNGVATAAGCQLVASCDVAVATDKSTFATPGVNVGLFCSTPAVALGRAVPKKVAMEMLFTGTPISAHDALLHGLVSKVVPEERLEEETLAIAQRVCRASRPVVALGKATFQRQMAQGRDAAYATASQVMVDNLALRDGQEGIRAFIEKRAPVWSHKAEKAHD, via the exons ATGGCGCTCGGCTCTCTGCGCGGAGCCGCCGGTGTGTTCCGGCTCTGCCGGACTGCAGGTCGGCTAACGGGGGTTCGGTTCTCCTCCCAGACCGAACCGGAACCGCTGACGGTGACTCACCAGAACCAGGGAATCAG GAGGATCGTGCTGAACAATCCCAGGAAGAGGAACGCTCTGTCCCTGTCCATGTTGGAGTCCCTCAGGGAGAACATCATGGCCGACGTGGACAGCGACCACCTCAGAGTCATCATCATATCAG ccaaAGGCCCGGTGTTTTCCTCCGGACACGACCTGAAGGAGCTGACGTCGACTCAGGGGAGGGACTATCACACCAAGGTGTTCCACACCTGTTCTGAG GTAATGACTCTGATCCAAGACATTCCCGTCCCTGTGATCGCCATGGTGAACGGCGTTGCCACGGCGGCCGGCTGCCAGCTGGTTGCCAGCTGCGATGTTGCTGTAGCGACGGATAAATCCACCTTCGCCACTCCGGGGGTCAACGTGGGTTTGTTCTGCTCAACGCCGGCGGTGGCCCTCGGCAGAGCCGTGCCGAAGAAG gttgccatggagatgctGTTCACAGGAACTCCCATCTCtgcccatgatgctttgctccaCGGTCTGGTCAGTAAGGTGGTGCCGGAGGAGCGACTGGAGGAGGAGACGCTCGCCATCGCCCAGCGGGTGTGTCGGGCCAGCCGGCCCGTCGTCGCCCTGGGGAAGGCAACCTTCCAGAG aCAGATGGCTCAGGGTCGGGACGCAGCATACGCCACCGCCTCCCAGGTCATGGTTGACAACCTGGCGCTGAGAGACGGGCAGGAGGGGATCCGGGCCTTCATCGAGAAACGGGCCCCAGTGTGGAGCCACAAGGCAGAGAAAGCCCACGACTGA